The following DNA comes from Mucilaginibacter jinjuensis.
CGTGAGCAATTCTCAAAAAGAGGCCTTTATTGAGCAGTTTAAGAGCCGCACCAAGAAATTTGTTGTTGATAATATAAATCTTTTTAGAACTTTGCCCAAAACAGAAGAAGCAAAGATCATTGGCAGGCAATTGCTTCGGTCATCATCTTCGGTTGGCGCTAATTATAGGGCCGCATGCAGAGCGAGATCAAAAGCCGAATTTCATTCAAAATTATCAATTGTTGTGGAGGAAGCCGATGAATCATTGTTTTGGATGGAAATATTAATAG
Coding sequences within:
- a CDS encoding four helix bundle protein; protein product: MSNSQKEAFIEQFKSRTKKFVVDNINLFRTLPKTEEAKIIGRQLLRSSSSVGANYRAACRARSKAEFHSKLSIVVEEADESLFWMEILIEAKIIDQNSIQALFAEANEILKVVSSARKTLTV